The DNA window ATCCCAAGGGGAGAGAGTACGGGTTCATCTTGGAGAAAGCCGAAGCTTACCCGATGATTATCGACTCAAAAGGAAACGCGATTTCGTTCCCTCCGATAATTAACGCCGAAATGACGAGGGTGACTGAAAAAACGACGAACCTTTTCATAGACGTTACCGGCTTCGACGAGAACGTTGACAAGGCTTTGAGAATTCTCGCTGCGATGTTCGCCGATAGGGGTGGGAAACTTGAGAGCGTTGAGATAATATATCCGAATAAGAGGGAAGAAACTCCGGACATGTCTCCGATGGTTTTGGAGGTAAAAAAGAGTGAAATATACTCTCTCCTCGGATTTAAGCTGAGCGATGAGGAGATAAAGCTCGCTCTTGGGAGAATGAGGTACGGATTCGAAATTGGAGGAGAGGTTATCAAGGTATTCGTTCCTCCTTACAGAGCTGACATAATGCACGAGTGGGATATTATAGAGGATATAGCGATCGGTTACGGATACGACAGAATTCAGCCGACTTATCCTCCAACTCCCGGGATAGGGAGAGAGCACGAGTGGTTCAAGCTGAAGGATTTAGTTAGAGAAATAATGATCGGTCTCGGCTTCACGGAAGTCATAACTTTCACTCTAACGAACGAGAGAGCGCAATACGAGTTTATGAGGAGAAAAGCCGAACCCTGGAAAGATTTCGTTCCAGTTATGCATCCTCTAACTGAGGAACACACGATAATCAGAACGGACATACTTCCAAAACTCCTCGAGGTTTTGGCGAACAACAAACACCACGCGATGCCTCAGAAGGTATTTGAAGTGGGAGATGTTGTGGTGAATTTGAAAAACAGATTGAGGCTTGCCGCTTGCGTAACCCATGCTAAAGCGAATTTCTCTGAGATAAGGAGCTACGTCCAAGCTTTGATGAGGGAGCTCGATCTCGAATGGGACGTCAAGGAGAGCGACGACGAAGCTTTCATAAAGGGAAGGAGAGCAGATATAATCGTTAGGGGAAAGAAAATAGGTGTTTTTGGAGAAATTCATCCAGAGGTTTTAGAGAAATTTGACTTGACCAATCCCGTTGCAGCTTTCGAAATCGATTTGAGCGAGATATTCGATACCGGCTACGTAATTTAGGGCAAAGGTTTTTACGCTCAATTTTTCTGCATTAGTTGATGTTCGACATAACTAAAAAGCCGTTCATAGTGTTCTGGGAGCTAACGAGAGCTTGCATGCTCGCTTGCAAGCACTGCAGAGCGAAGGCTCAGAAGAAGAGACATCCCGACGAACTCACGACGGAAGAAGCTTACAAAGTCGTCGACCAGCTTAAAGAGTTCGGCGAACCCTATCCTCTTCTCGTCATAACAGGCGGAGACCCGCTGATGAGGGATGACGTCTTTGACATCATCGAATACGCGAGCAAAAACGGGATCAGAACGGCAATAGCCTTCAGCGGAACGAAGCTTGCGACGAAGCAAAAACTGGAGAAGTTGAAAGAAGCTGGAGTCGCGAGAATTGCGATAAGCTTAGACGGAAGCAATCCCGAAATTCACGACTATTTTAGAGGAGTAACCGGAACTTTCGAAACGAGCTTGGAAATACTTGAAATGGCTAAAGAAATCGGAATTTCGAGGCAGATAAACACTACTGTGACGACTTTCAACATGCTCGACCTGCCGAACATAATGAGAATAGGGATCGATTACGAGATAGCTCTGTGGGACGTCTTCTTTATCGTACCAACCGGAAGGGCTAAAGTCGAATATATGCCCTCTTCCCAAGAATTTGAGGACGTTTTGAACTTCCTATACGACGTTTCGAAGCTCACACCTTTGAACGTTAAAAGCTCGGCAGCCACGCATTTGAGAAGAGTGGAGCAGATGAGAGACAGAGGTATTTACGATCTGCCCCACGGAGAGCTTTATTACAAGCTGAGGTCGAAGCTGGACGGATTCGAAGCAAAGCCGAAGGAGATAGTTTCGGGAGCCTACGGAAGGAGCTTAGCGGACGGAATCAGAAGGATGATGGGGATAACCGATGGAAGAGGAATGTTCTTCATAAGCCACGTAGGAGAAGTTTATCCGAGCGGATTTCTGCCGATTCAGGCTGGAAACGTGAGGGAGAAAAGTTTGAAGGAAATATACATGAACTCCAAGATATTCGTTGAGTTGAAGAATCCCGACATGCTGAAAGGGAAGTGTGGGGTTTGCGAATACAGAAGAATATGCGGAGGTAGCAGAGCGAGAGCCTACGCTATGACCGGCGACTACCTCGCTGAGGAGCCGAGGTGTATATACGTTCCCAAAAAGCTGAGGCAGTAAGCTTTATCAATTTTCTTTCGAAATTCTGAGTTGAAGATGTTCTACGAAATTGAAGAGATCAAAAGGAGGAGGAAGAAGTTAGGGTTGACGCAAAAAAAGCTGGCTGAGTTAGTTGGAGTTAGCCAACCTCTCATAGCAAGACTCGAAAGCGGAGACCTCGATCCGAAGCTTTCTCTAATAAAAAGGATATTCAAAGTTCTCGACGAGCTTGAGGGAAAGATGACAGCTAAGAAGATAATGAATCCGAACGTAATCTTCGCATCCCCCAACGACACGGCAAAGAAAGTTATAGAGATAATGTGGGAGAAGGGAATTTCACAGATTCCGGTTATCGAGAGGGGAAAGGTCGTTGGAACTGTAACCGAGTCGGCAATAATAAAAAGAATGCTTGAAAAAGGAGCGGATTCTCTTGTTGAAATAAAGGTTAGAGAGATAATGGAGGAACCTCTCCCAACGATACCTCCGGACGAGTCCCTCGAAAACATTTCCAAGATGCTTTTAAACAGCCCGGCTGTTTTGGTGGTTGAAGGAGATAAGATACTCGGGATAATTACGAAGCACGACGTCATGAAGGTGATTAAGGGATGAACTTCAAGCACATCTTCTGGTTCGAAATGGCGGACTACGAGAAGATAGAATACCTGAGAAAATTCAGCGTCGCCGTAATAGGAAGCAGAATGCTCGCGGAAATTCTCTGGAGGTGCGGAGTAGGTTGCATAAGGTACATAGGTGATGTTGTAACTCCAGTGGATGTTCGAATAGACCCGACTTACGATTACCTCGACGCAAACGACTACGATGTCATGCATCCGAATCCGGACAGCTGCGTGATAAGCTATCCGTACCCCCACGACTACAAAGAGTTAAAGAAGCAGCTGAGGGGGATAGACGTTGTTGTTGCTCACAAGTATGAAGATGTGGCAGCAAGAATAGCTGAAGAACTCGGAGTTCCGTTCATCCCGAAAATAATCACGACTTTCCTTCCGGACGGCGTTAGCTTTTTTGAGGTTAAGATGCCCCAGATTGAAGAGAACCCGATATCCTACTCTATAACTTGCAGCGTCCAAGCCGGAGAGATCATGAGGATATTCACCGGCTACGAATTGCCGGTTATAGCTCCAGAAGCTTATGTCGTTGACTTAAAATCAAAAAGTTATTTAAAAAAGGTGGAGCTTGAGAGGATATGATCATCAGAACTCCCTCAAGAGTTCACGTTACTCTCATAGACTTAAACGGTGAAATAGGCAGGATTGATGGAGGAGTAGGTTTCGCTCTCGAAGAACCTTACGTAAAAATTAGAGCCGAAAAAGCGGATGAAGTAGTGGTTGTGGGCGAGTCTTTTAACAGAGAAAGGTTCGAGCACGTTGCAAAAATTTTCAAGGAGAAGTTTGGAAAGGGGATGAAAATCGAAGTTCTTTCCGATTACAAGCCCCACGTTGGTTTGGGAAGCGGAACTCAGATAAGTCTGGCGGTGGGGAAAGCCTACTCCGAACTCTACGGGCTGAACTTGAGCACGAGGGAAATAGCGAGAATAACCAAGAGAGGTGGCACCTCTGGAATAGGTGTAGCTGCCTTTGAATTCGGCGGATTCATTGTTGACGGAGGGCATTCGAAAAAAGTTAAAAAGAGTTTTTTACCTTCCGCTTTCAGCGATGCTCCTCCAGCACCACTCATCTCAAGACTCGATTTTCCCGATTGGGACGTCTGTTTGATAATTCCGGAAAGGAAGGGATTTTTCGGGAAGAGAGAAGTCGATTTGTTCGAGAAGAACACTCCGGTAAAAATTGAAGAGGTTAGGGAGCTCTGCCACATAATACTGATGAAGCTCCTTCCAGCCGTGGTGGAAAGAGATCTCGAGGAATTCTCCTCAGCTATTTCGAGAATTCAGGAAATCGGATTTAAAAGAGCTGAAGTAAATCAGTACGGAGAAGAGTTTAAAAAGCTGATGAAGAAGCTACAGGAGCTTGGAGCTTGCGGGATGAGCTCCACCGGACCAACCCTATATCTTGTATCAGAAGAAATAAATATTGAGGAAGTTAAAGAGATCGTAAACGGCTACGACGTGGAGATAATCCTAACAAAAGGTAGAAACAGGGGGGCTGAGGTTGAAGTATAACCTCTGGTGCGGAGAGTATGACGGAAAGCTGAAGCTTTCAAACGACCTTGAAAAATCGTTTTTAAACGCGAAGAATCCCGGTCCGGTTCCGGAAGAAGCTTTTGAAGAGGCTAAGAAAAAAGTCAAGAATTATTACGAAACCCTTAGAAAAGTTGCGATAGAAGTCACGGAAAGAAAAGTCGAGAGAGAGCTAAGAAGAGAGGATAGATACGTTATAATGCTCGTTAAAGCTTTGGACGAGCTTAACGAAACTATAAACTTGCTTGAAGAGAAGTACAGAGATCTCGTGGAAGTTAAGACGTCGGAAATTTCGGAGGAGTTCGAAGAGAAAATTAGGGGTTTGAAAGAGCTGAGGAGAAAAATTGAGAAGGAGATCGATGAAGTTATGGGCAAGATAGCGCCGAATCTAACCGAAATCCTTGGAGCGAAAATCGCTGCGAGACTTTTGGAGAGAGCCGGAAGCATGGAAAAGCTTGCTATTCTTCCGGCAAGCACGATACAGATTATCGGAGCTGAGAAATCTCTGTTCAAAGCTTTGACGAGAATCAGAAAGGGTAAGAAAGCTAAAATACCCAAGCACGGGATAATATTCCAGCATCCCTTCATAAGAACACTCCCCAAGAAGAAGAGGGGAAAGATGGCGAGGTTTATGGCTGGGAAACTTGCTATAGCCGCTAAACTTGATTACTTTAGCGGAGAACTGAAAGAAGAACTTGCAGAGGAGGTTAGGAGGAAGTATGAAGAGCTTGCGAGAGCTTGAGGAAGTTTTACCCAACACGTACTTCATTCAGGTTAACGGAAAGAAAATTTTGGCAACTAAAAGTAAGTACCCTCCTTTTTACGGAGAAAAAAAGTACGGAGAGTACAGGGAGTGGATTCCGACGAGGAGCAAGCTTTCCGCGGCGATAATAAAAGGGTTGAGACCTGAAATTAAAGAAGATACCAAAGTTCTCTACCTCGGAGCTGCTTCCGGAACTACCGTAAGTCACCTTTCAGATATTGTTGAAGACGGAGTTATATATGCGGTTGAATACTCGGCAAAGCCCTTCGTGAAATTCCTCGAGCTTGCCAAGGAGAGGAAAAATATCATTCCGCTCCTCGAAGATGCGAGAAAGCCTGAGAATTACTCCGGAATAGTGGAAAAAGTGGACTTCATCTATCAGGATATTGCTCAGAGAGATCAAATAGACATCTTCATTAAGAATGCCGAGTTCTTTTTGAAGAAGGGAGGAATCGGGATAATAATGGTTAAAGCAAGGAGCATCGATTCGACCCTTGAGCCTGAAAGAATTTTCAAAAACGTTGAAAGGGAATTAAAGAAGAGATTCGATTTACTTGCTAAGGTCGACATTCAGAGTTATCACAAGGACCACGTCTGCTTTTACCTAAGGTGGAGGGGATGAGGCAACGTTTCGTTCTCGACACCACCGCCATAACTGACACTGGCATGAGGGAAAAGGAGGGTTTCGAAGACATATGCCATTCGGCAAGCGAAATTCTCGATTTGATTGCTAAAGCGAGAATGAAGCTCGACATAAGCTGCTACATTCCCTACCCATCCGTTTACACCGAGCTTATAAGTTTTCTGAAGAGGTACAACTGCTCCGAAGAGGTGATAATCAAAATTGACACGTGGCTGATCAAAAAAACTCCGAGCAGAATAGAGGTGATGATTCCGGCTGCAATTTTTTACGAATACGTTCTTACGATGAGACAGAAGATAAACAAAGGCAGAAGAATAGCTGAAGACTTTATCTGGGAAAGTTCGGCTGTGACTTCTAAGGTGAAGCCTGAGGAACTTAGAAAGGAGATAGGAGAACTTATTTCGAGATTCAGGGAAAAGTACAGAGCGGCTCTGCGCCACGGAATCCTCGACTCCTCTCCGGACATAGACGTTCTTCTTTTAGCCAAAGAGCTCGACGCAGCTGTTGTGAGCAGTGATGAGGGGATAAAGAGGTGGGCTGAGCTGATGGGTTTGAGGTTTGTCGAAGCTATAAAGTTTCCGAGAATGCTCAGGGAATATTTGAGCATGCTGGAGGGGGAAAAATGAAAATAGAAAGACCGAGAGGAACGAGAGATTTCCTGCCAGAAGAGATGGAAAAGAGGAGAGAGCTTGAGAAAATTTTCAGAGAAGTTGTCGAGCTTTTCGGATATAGAGAAGTTCAGACGCCTACTTTCGAACATTTGGAGCTTTTCACGATAAAATCTGGGGAGGAGATAATAAAGGAAATTTACGCTTTCAAGGATAAGGGAGGGAGGGACTTAGCTCTCCGTCCAGAGCTTACAGCTCCCGTCATGAGGATGTTCGTTAACGAGTGCTCTCATTTACCCAAACCTTTGAGGTTTTACTACTTTTCCAACTGCTTCAGATACGAGAGACCTCAGAAAGGAAGATACAGAGAGTTCTGGCAGTTTGGAGCTGAGCTTATAGGAAGTAATTCTCCAGAGGCTGAGGCTGAAGTAATTTTGCTTTCCTACAGAATGCTCGAAAAAGCAGGAGTTAGCTTTGAACTCAGCATAGGGGATGTGAACTTGCTTAGATACGTTCTTAGGGACATTCCAGAAAAAGAGGCTGCCATGAGGCTCATAGACAAGGAGGAATTCGAAACCTTAAGGAATTTGCTCGCCAAGTACGATAGAGAAGAAATTTACGAGACAATTCTCCAGCTCGGAGAAATAGAGAGTGTCGAAGAGGCTGAGGAAGTCGTCGATTACGATTTCAGCCACCTCAAAAAACTCTGCGAAATTCTCGACGCACTTGAGCTAAAATACTTCGTGGATTTTACAGTTGCGAGAGGTTTGGACTACTACACCGGCACGGTTTTTGAGTACTACGCAGAGGGTTTGGGAGCGCAGAAGCAGATATGCGGGGGAGGAAGTTACAGGCTCGCGAAGTTATTCGGAGGAGAAGACGTTCCAGGAACTGGGTTCGCGATAGGTTTCGACAGAGTTATGGAGCTTTTTACCAAATCTCCGAAATATGAGCCGCCGGTCGTTGTTGTTTCTCTCGTCGAGTCCAAAGATGCTTTCAAAATAGCTGAAAGGCTCAGAGAGAACGGGGTGAAAGTGGTAGTCGATGTTATGGGGAGAAACTT is part of the Ferroglobus placidus DSM 10642 genome and encodes:
- the pheT gene encoding phenylalanine--tRNA ligase subunit beta, translating into MPVVTLYWDELEELVGKRREEILEKLPMLGCDVERVEEDHVDVEFFPNRPDLYSVEGVARALKGFMDIEFGYIDYKVSKGNWKIYVDESVLKVRPRIVGCVVRNIRIDDRVLRSMIEVQEDLHWTIGRNRRKMAIGIHDLDKISFPLKYTAVSEDFSFVPLDFEEEMSVREILEKHPKGREYGFILEKAEAYPMIIDSKGNAISFPPIINAEMTRVTEKTTNLFIDVTGFDENVDKALRILAAMFADRGGKLESVEIIYPNKREETPDMSPMVLEVKKSEIYSLLGFKLSDEEIKLALGRMRYGFEIGGEVIKVFVPPYRADIMHEWDIIEDIAIGYGYDRIQPTYPPTPGIGREHEWFKLKDLVREIMIGLGFTEVITFTLTNERAQYEFMRRKAEPWKDFVPVMHPLTEEHTIIRTDILPKLLEVLANNKHHAMPQKVFEVGDVVVNLKNRLRLAACVTHAKANFSEIRSYVQALMRELDLEWDVKESDDEAFIKGRRADIIVRGKKIGVFGEIHPEVLEKFDLTNPVAAFEIDLSEIFDTGYVI
- a CDS encoding TIGR04053 family radical SAM/SPASM domain-containing protein, with amino-acid sequence MFDITKKPFIVFWELTRACMLACKHCRAKAQKKRHPDELTTEEAYKVVDQLKEFGEPYPLLVITGGDPLMRDDVFDIIEYASKNGIRTAIAFSGTKLATKQKLEKLKEAGVARIAISLDGSNPEIHDYFRGVTGTFETSLEILEMAKEIGISRQINTTVTTFNMLDLPNIMRIGIDYEIALWDVFFIVPTGRAKVEYMPSSQEFEDVLNFLYDVSKLTPLNVKSSAATHLRRVEQMRDRGIYDLPHGELYYKLRSKLDGFEAKPKEIVSGAYGRSLADGIRRMMGITDGRGMFFISHVGEVYPSGFLPIQAGNVREKSLKEIYMNSKIFVELKNPDMLKGKCGVCEYRRICGGSRARAYAMTGDYLAEEPRCIYVPKKLRQ
- a CDS encoding CBS domain-containing protein; the encoded protein is MFYEIEEIKRRRKKLGLTQKKLAELVGVSQPLIARLESGDLDPKLSLIKRIFKVLDELEGKMTAKKIMNPNVIFASPNDTAKKVIEIMWEKGISQIPVIERGKVVGTVTESAIIKRMLEKGADSLVEIKVREIMEEPLPTIPPDESLENISKMLLNSPAVLVVEGDKILGIITKHDVMKVIKG
- a CDS encoding beta-ribofuranosylaminobenzene 5'-phosphate synthase, whose product is MIIRTPSRVHVTLIDLNGEIGRIDGGVGFALEEPYVKIRAEKADEVVVVGESFNRERFEHVAKIFKEKFGKGMKIEVLSDYKPHVGLGSGTQISLAVGKAYSELYGLNLSTREIARITKRGGTSGIGVAAFEFGGFIVDGGHSKKVKKSFLPSAFSDAPPAPLISRLDFPDWDVCLIIPERKGFFGKREVDLFEKNTPVKIEEVRELCHIILMKLLPAVVERDLEEFSSAISRIQEIGFKRAEVNQYGEEFKKLMKKLQELGACGMSSTGPTLYLVSEEINIEEVKEIVNGYDVEIILTKGRNRGAEVEV
- a CDS encoding NOP5/NOP56 family protein gives rise to the protein MKYNLWCGEYDGKLKLSNDLEKSFLNAKNPGPVPEEAFEEAKKKVKNYYETLRKVAIEVTERKVERELRREDRYVIMLVKALDELNETINLLEEKYRDLVEVKTSEISEEFEEKIRGLKELRRKIEKEIDEVMGKIAPNLTEILGAKIAARLLERAGSMEKLAILPASTIQIIGAEKSLFKALTRIRKGKKAKIPKHGIIFQHPFIRTLPKKKRGKMARFMAGKLAIAAKLDYFSGELKEELAEEVRRKYEELARA
- a CDS encoding fibrillarin-like rRNA/tRNA 2'-O-methyltransferase; the protein is MKSLRELEEVLPNTYFIQVNGKKILATKSKYPPFYGEKKYGEYREWIPTRSKLSAAIIKGLRPEIKEDTKVLYLGAASGTTVSHLSDIVEDGVIYAVEYSAKPFVKFLELAKERKNIIPLLEDARKPENYSGIVEKVDFIYQDIAQRDQIDIFIKNAEFFLKKGGIGIIMVKARSIDSTLEPERIFKNVERELKKRFDLLAKVDIQSYHKDHVCFYLRWRG
- a CDS encoding RNA ligase partner protein; this encodes MRQRFVLDTTAITDTGMREKEGFEDICHSASEILDLIAKARMKLDISCYIPYPSVYTELISFLKRYNCSEEVIIKIDTWLIKKTPSRIEVMIPAAIFYEYVLTMRQKINKGRRIAEDFIWESSAVTSKVKPEELRKEIGELISRFREKYRAALRHGILDSSPDIDVLLLAKELDAAVVSSDEGIKRWAELMGLRFVEAIKFPRMLREYLSMLEGEK
- the hisS gene encoding histidine--tRNA ligase, with the protein product MKIERPRGTRDFLPEEMEKRRELEKIFREVVELFGYREVQTPTFEHLELFTIKSGEEIIKEIYAFKDKGGRDLALRPELTAPVMRMFVNECSHLPKPLRFYYFSNCFRYERPQKGRYREFWQFGAELIGSNSPEAEAEVILLSYRMLEKAGVSFELSIGDVNLLRYVLRDIPEKEAAMRLIDKEEFETLRNLLAKYDREEIYETILQLGEIESVEEAEEVVDYDFSHLKKLCEILDALELKYFVDFTVARGLDYYTGTVFEYYAEGLGAQKQICGGGSYRLAKLFGGEDVPGTGFAIGFDRVMELFTKSPKYEPPVVVVSLVESKDAFKIAERLRENGVKVVVDVMGRNLKKQMSFANDISAEYAVIIGKKELESGTFSIKDLVTGKQKSLSFEEAVELIKSKRRIDEE